The following coding sequences lie in one Peromyscus maniculatus bairdii isolate BWxNUB_F1_BW_parent chromosome 3, HU_Pman_BW_mat_3.1, whole genome shotgun sequence genomic window:
- the LOC102906392 gene encoding cationic trypsin-3, whose translation MLIKLNSPATLNSRVSTDSLPSSCPSSGTKCLVSGWGNTLSSGTNYPSLLQCLDAPVLSDSSCKSAYPGKITSNMFCLGFLEGGKDSCQGDSGGPVVCNGKLQGVVSWGYGCALKGKPGVYTKVCNYVSWIQKTIAAN comes from the exons ATGTTGATTAAGCTGAATTCACCTGCCACCCTCAACTCTCGAGTGTCCACTGACTCTCTGCCAAGTTCCTGTCCATCATCTGGTACTAAGTGTCTGGTGTCTGGCTGGGGCAACACCCTGAGCAGTGGCA CCAACTACCCATCTCTGCTTCAGTGTCTTGATGCCCCCGTCCTCTCTGATAGTTCTTGCAAAAGTGCCTACCCAGGCAAGATCACCAGCAACATGTTCTGCCTGGGCTTCCTGGAGGGTGGAAAGGACTCCTGCCAG GGTGACTCCGGCGGCCCTGTGGTCTGCAATGGAAAGCTCCAGGGTGTGGTTTCCTGGGGCTATGGCTGTGCGTTGAAGGGAAAACCTGGTGTCTACACCAAGGTCTGCAACTATGTGAGCTGGATTCAGAAGACTATTGCTGCCAACTAA
- the LOC102906701 gene encoding trypsin-4, whose protein sequence is MIQTPSSVAFPAGGDDDDKIIGGYACPKHSIPYQVSLNDGYGHQCGGSLISDQWVLSAAHCYKGSLQVRLGEHNIHVLEGGEQFIDPEKIIRHPKYNKTTVDNDILLIKLKSPATLNSQVSTISLPTSCPSTGAQCLVSGWGNTVNLGGKYPEILQCLEAPVLSASSCRNSYPGKITNNMFCLGFLEGGKDSCDGDSGGPVICDGEIQGIVSWGAGCALRGKPGVYTKVCNYLSWIRETMAAN, encoded by the exons ATGATCCAAACtccttcctcagttgctttccctgctggtggtgatgatgatgacaagATCATTGGAGGCTATGCCTGTCCAAAACATTCCATTCCTTACCAAGTGTCCTTGAATGATGGCTATGGCCATCAGTGTGGTGGCTCCCTCATCAGTGACCAATGGGTACTGTCTGCAGCTCACTGCTATAAGGGAAG CCTTCAGGTTCGCCTCGGAGAACACAATATTCATGTGCTTGAGGGTGGTGAGCAATTCATTGATCCAGAAAAGATAATCCGCCATCCAAAGTACAACAAGACCACTGTTGACAATGACATCCTGCTGATTAAACTGAAGTCACCTGCCACCCTCAACTCTCAAGTGTCCACAATCTCTCTGCCTACATCCTGCCCATCTACAGGTGCTCAGTGCCTTGTGTCTGGCTGGGGAAACACTGTGAACCTTGGAG GCAAATACCCAGAAATCCTTCAGTGTCTGGAAGCCCCTGTTCTTTCTGCCAGTTCGTGCAGAAATTCCTACCCAGGCAAGATCACCAACAACATGTTCTGCCTCGGCTTCCTGGAGGGTGGAAAGGACTCCTGTGAT GGTGACTCTGGTGGCCCTGTCATCTGCGATGGAGAGATCCAGGGCATTGTCTCCTGGGGTGCAGGCTGTGCCCTGAGAGGCAAACCTGGTGTCTATACCAAGGTCTGCAACTACCTGAGCTGGATTCGGGAGACCATGGCTGCCAACTGA
- the LOC102907011 gene encoding trypsin-4-like, whose amino-acid sequence MKIFIFFAFLGAAVAFPAGGDDDDKIIGGYACPKHSIPYQVSLNDGDGHQCGGSLISDQWVLSAAHCYKGWSLQVRLGEHNIHVLEGGEQFIDPEKIIRHPKYNKTTADNDILLIKLKSPATLNSQVSTISLPTSCPSTGAQCLVSGWGNTVNLGGKYPSILQCLEAPVLSASSCRNSYPGMITNNMFCLGFLEGGKDSCDGDSGGPVICDGEIQGIVSWGTGCALRGKPGVYTKVCNYLSWIRETMAAN is encoded by the exons ATGAAGATCTTCATCTTCTTTGCTTTCCTGGGAGCTGCTG ttgctttccctgctggtggtgatgatgatgacaagATCATTGGAGGCTATGCCTGTCCAAAACATTCCATTCCTTACCAAGTGTCTTTGAATGACGGCGATGGCCATCAGTGTGGTGGCTCCCTCATCAGTGACCAATGGGTACTGTCTGCAGCTCACTGCTATAAGGGATG GAGCCTTCAGGTTCGCCTCGGAGAACACAATATTCATGTGCTTGAGGGTGGTGAGCAATTCATTGATCCAGAAAAGATAATCCGCCATCCAAAGTACAACAAGACCACTGCAGACAATGACATCCTGCTGATTAAACTGAAGTCACCTGCCACCCTCAACTCTCAAGTGTCCACAATCTCTCTGCCTACATCCTGCCCATCTACAGGTGCTCAGTGCCTTGTGTCTGGCTGGGGAAACACTGTGAACCTTGGAG GCAAATACCCATCAATCCTTCAGTGTCTGGAAGCCCCTGTTCTTTCTGCCAGTTCGTGCAGAAATTCCTACCCAGGCATGATCACCAACAACATGTTCTGCCTCGGCTTCCTGGAGGGTGGAAAGGACTCCTGTGAT GGTGACTCTGGTGGCCCTGTCATCTGCGATGGAGAGATCCAGGGCATTGTCTCCTGGGGTACAGGCTGTGCACTGAGAGGCAAACCTGGTGTCTATACCAAGGTCTGCAACTACCTGAGCTGGATTCGGGAGACCATGGCTGCCAACTGA